A portion of the Podospora pseudoanserina strain CBS 124.78 chromosome 2, whole genome shotgun sequence genome contains these proteins:
- a CDS encoding hypothetical protein (EggNog:ENOG503NZG8; COG:U) has protein sequence MQRASPSPARSYDVASPHRADLAEIFNQDRNSPARHRQILETSRQEHTRIREEAERVLQEARLKEERDRVLEQRRKEEERIKTEQELAAERVRLNELKAKKIEIPPLLPDPEPPKPAPKPTPPAAVPPANKVDEPKPTSVLNGAGPFGSTAPTAQPSSGLFSAKAPPAPTPSPSPPVPAVAPAAKPANSVLGIGGLLNGTSQTNGTAGTTGAVPAAPPVAPTALAVPTIDRYTVIHKNLKGLRKMMAEQAKTNRALKERMGDMRRELRKCIGQLSAGAPGVNRSQQTKITNLLREALANQVQSQLIDPSDYVFEPRQPVEGAARNEPALPSLFIYLLNIFSKGAISQFINEASARPETADPVGVCVAATISEPDFLWRGKSMIDILLAKFRIVCPVLFGYRGSEKTEQGRARLGWWKDSGRWIGEQQHMDRMTGLGAGFAAISLRKFAASKKQNPYPARHYWTAMARIVNTPAVEISNTQCIVLKAMIENYEGKFIDAYGSAAVVALRTALVEFPARAPTKGAAVHSLEVLATLLKKNTGLTLG, from the exons ATGCAGCGagcatctccctcgccagcgcGGAGCTACGATGTCGCCAGCCCTCACCGAGCCGATCTCGCAGAAATCTTCAACCAAGACAGGAACTCGCCGGCGCGTCACAGGCAAATCCTCGAGACCTCAAGACAAGAACATACCAGAATTCGAGAGGAGGCCGAAAGGGTGCTGCAAGAGGCTCGTCTGAAGGAGGAAAGAGACCGAGTCCTCGaacagagaagaaaagaggaggagaggatcaAAACCGAGCAGGAATTAGCTGCCGAGCGCGTCAGATTAAACGAACTCAAGGCGAAAAAGATTGAGATTCCCCCGTTACTACCAGATCCTGAACCACCAAAACCAGCCCCAAAGCCCACTCCACCAGCAGCTGTTCCTCCAGCCAACAAAGTCGATGAACCAAAGCCGACTTCTGTACTCAATGGAGCCGGTCCGTTCGGGTCAACAGCACCCACAGCACAGCCATCATCAGGCTTGTTTTCTGCCAAGGCGCCTCCAGCcccgacaccatcaccatcaccaccagtaCCCGCAGTAGCACCAGCTGCTAAGCCAGCAAATTCAGTCCTCGGCATCGGAGGGTTGCTCAATGGGACCAGCCAGACCAATGGTACGGCTGGGACAACAGGGGCAGTACCGGCAGCACCTCCAGTAGCTCCAACGGCTCTAGCGGTACCAACCATCGACAGATATACCGTGATCCACAAGAACCTGAAAGGCCTgcggaagatgatggcaGAACAGGCCAAGACCAACCGGGCCCTGAAAGAGAGAATGGGAGATATGAGGAGAGAACTCAGAAAGTGTATAGGCCAGCTTTCTGCGGGAGCTCCTGGTGTAAACCGGTCGCAG CAAACAAAAATTACTAATTTATTGCGCGAGGCACTGGCGAACCAGGTTCAGTCACAGCTCATTGACCCATCAGACTATGTCTTTGAGCCAAGACAACCCGTCGAAGGAGCAGCACGCAACGAGCCAGCACTGCCTTCACTGTTCAtctacctcctcaacatcttcaGCAAAGGCGCCATCTCGCAGTTCATCAACGAAGCCTCAGCGCGACCAGAGACAGCTGACCCGGTAGGCGTCTGTGTAGCCGCTACAATCTCAGAACCGGACTTTCTCTGGCGAGGGAAATCAATGATTGACATTTTGCTGGCCAAGTTCAGGATAGTCTGCCCAGTCCTGTTCGGCTACCGAGGAAGCGAAAAGACCGAGCAAGGGCGAGCAAgacttgggtggtggaaagacAGCGGGCGATGGATTGGTGAGCAACAACACATGGACCGGATGACGGGTCTCGGTGCCGGGTtcgccgccatctccctccgcAAGTTTGCCGCGTCCAAGAAGCAAAACCCGTATCCGGCTCGGCATTACTGGACCGCCATGGCGCGTATAGTGAACACGCCGGCGGTTGAGATCAGCAACACGCAGTGTATCGTCCTGAAAGCCATGATTGAGAACTACGAAGGGAAATTCATCGACGCGTATGGCAGCGCCGCGGTTGTCGCTCTGCGGACGGCCCTCGTTGAGTTCCCTGCTAGAGCGCCGACAAAGGGTGCGGCGGTCCACTCGCTTGAAGTGTTGGCTACACTACTTAAGAAGAACACCGGGTTGACATTGGGATAG